The following proteins are co-located in the Sulfitobacter guttiformis genome:
- the katG gene encoding catalase/peroxidase HPI, with protein MTDNTDTETTEMTGKCPFGGDRIGGATGAPPTLENWYPDRLRVEILHHNGQSANPLGANFDYAKAFSELDFDALKNDIKTFLTTSKEWWPSDYNNYGPQMVRMAWHAAGTYRIADGRGGAGTAMQRFAPISSWWDNGNTDKSRRLLQPIKQKYGAALSWGDLMVLTGNCALEIMGLPTYGFGGGRLDAWEADNATYWGPEVWDPETARDPSAMVNREKRWRGKPGDADYDLENPLAASNQALIYVDPEGPNGEGDPQLSANDIRITFTRMAMNDEETVALIAGGHAFGKSHGMTPADQIGMPPEIAPMEAMGLGWHNPRGTGNGADTMTNGIEGSWTPDPTAWDNDYLENLFKFEWTQKRSPAGALQWTPVDPDAPKTPDAHIAGQMNDLMMMTSDIALKVDPEYRKVCERFLEDFDLFTLAFSKAWYKLTHRDMGPTDRYLGPEVTVSDDLLWQDPLPPRSEQVIGDAQIADLKAAILATGISVSDLAYTAFSAAVTYRDSDKRGGADGARLALAPQKDWHINARCVPVIAALRGIKTEFSGDVSLADLIVLGGCVAVEKAAKDAGIDAPVPFTPGRVDAKQEATDEESFEWLKPVIDGFRNFVDPDYSSIAHGVAPEQMFLDKAHLMNLSAPEWVALTGGLRVLNLNHDGSRDGVFTDRVGVLSNDFFVNLVDVELEWKKYDENGLSFTLNDRATGNVRFTATRNDLVFGSNAQLRAIAEVYSSSDGHARFVTDFIAAWHKVMMLDRYDIKGHQPYQTV; from the coding sequence ATGACAGACAATACTGATACCGAAACGACCGAAATGACAGGCAAATGCCCCTTTGGCGGGGACCGTATTGGTGGCGCGACAGGTGCGCCGCCGACTCTTGAAAACTGGTACCCCGACCGCCTGCGCGTTGAAATTTTGCATCATAACGGACAGTCTGCAAATCCCCTTGGCGCTAATTTCGATTACGCAAAGGCTTTTTCCGAACTTGATTTCGACGCACTGAAAAATGACATTAAAACTTTTCTGACCACCTCAAAGGAGTGGTGGCCTTCGGATTATAACAATTACGGACCGCAGATGGTCCGTATGGCGTGGCACGCTGCGGGAACGTACCGCATCGCTGACGGACGTGGCGGGGCGGGTACGGCGATGCAGCGCTTCGCGCCGATCAGTAGTTGGTGGGACAACGGCAATACGGATAAATCACGCCGCTTGCTTCAACCGATCAAGCAAAAATACGGTGCTGCCTTGTCGTGGGGTGATCTCATGGTTTTGACAGGCAATTGCGCGCTCGAAATCATGGGGCTGCCCACCTACGGCTTTGGCGGGGGTCGCCTCGACGCGTGGGAAGCTGACAACGCGACCTATTGGGGACCCGAAGTATGGGACCCTGAAACGGCGCGGGATCCATCGGCGATGGTAAACCGCGAAAAGCGCTGGCGCGGTAAGCCGGGGGATGCAGATTATGATCTGGAGAATCCGCTGGCGGCATCCAATCAGGCGCTTATCTATGTTGATCCGGAAGGGCCCAATGGCGAGGGTGATCCACAGCTTTCAGCGAATGACATCCGCATTACCTTTACGCGTATGGCAATGAACGACGAAGAAACCGTTGCTCTCATTGCGGGCGGCCATGCGTTTGGCAAAAGCCATGGTATGACGCCGGCGGATCAAATCGGTATGCCTCCTGAAATTGCGCCTATGGAAGCCATGGGTTTGGGGTGGCACAATCCGCGCGGTACAGGAAACGGCGCTGATACAATGACCAACGGGATCGAAGGCAGTTGGACACCTGATCCGACAGCGTGGGATAATGACTACCTCGAAAACTTGTTCAAATTTGAATGGACGCAGAAGCGTAGCCCTGCAGGTGCGCTGCAGTGGACTCCGGTAGACCCCGATGCGCCAAAAACCCCTGATGCGCATATAGCGGGCCAAATGAACGACTTGATGATGATGACCAGTGACATCGCGTTGAAGGTCGATCCTGAGTACCGCAAGGTTTGCGAGAGGTTTCTTGAGGATTTCGACCTCTTCACGCTGGCGTTCTCCAAGGCTTGGTACAAGCTCACCCACCGCGATATGGGGCCGACCGACCGTTACCTCGGGCCCGAAGTTACTGTGTCGGATGATCTGCTGTGGCAGGATCCGCTACCACCGCGCAGTGAGCAGGTCATTGGCGATGCGCAAATTGCGGATCTAAAAGCTGCAATTCTGGCGACCGGAATATCTGTTTCTGATCTTGCCTATACAGCGTTTTCTGCGGCGGTGACGTACCGTGACAGCGATAAGCGAGGTGGGGCAGACGGTGCGCGTCTCGCGCTGGCACCGCAAAAAGACTGGCATATCAATGCACGCTGCGTGCCTGTCATCGCGGCACTGCGCGGGATCAAAACAGAATTCTCAGGCGATGTCAGTCTGGCTGATCTCATTGTTCTGGGTGGATGTGTTGCCGTAGAGAAAGCGGCGAAGGATGCGGGAATTGATGCGCCTGTCCCGTTCACGCCCGGCCGTGTGGACGCCAAGCAGGAAGCTACCGACGAAGAAAGCTTTGAATGGCTAAAGCCTGTGATCGACGGATTCAGAAACTTTGTCGATCCTGATTACAGCTCCATTGCGCATGGTGTCGCGCCCGAGCAGATGTTCCTCGACAAGGCCCATCTTATGAATTTGTCTGCCCCTGAGTGGGTCGCTTTGACGGGCGGTTTGCGGGTGCTTAACCTCAACCATGATGGTTCGCGGGATGGTGTTTTCACGGACCGTGTCGGCGTCCTCAGTAACGATTTCTTCGTGAACCTCGTCGATGTGGAACTCGAGTGGAAAAAGTATGACGAAAATGGGCTGTCGTTTACTTTGAACGACCGTGCAACAGGCAATGTTCGCTTTACCGCGACGCGAAATGACCTTGTTTTTGGTTCCAACGCGCAACTGCGTGCCATCGCTGAGGTCTATTCCTCATCTGATGGTCATGCGCGCTTTGTCACCGACTTTATCGCGGCTTGGCATAAGGTAATGATGCTGGACCGTTACGATATAAAGGGACACCAGCCCTACCAAACTGTATGA
- a CDS encoding CopG family transcriptional regulator, protein MSNVRQLRDKQPENEKITINLGFVDLGRIDLLVQEGFYSNRSDFIRTAIRNQLESQGEVVSKTLERHTMELGLRDYSVADLEAVREAGEVLHIKVVGLARFAPEITAELALQTIASITVLGALQAGTDLKKALADRIK, encoded by the coding sequence ATGAGCAACGTAAGGCAGTTACGCGACAAGCAGCCCGAAAACGAGAAAATCACGATCAACCTCGGCTTTGTTGATCTTGGTCGTATCGACCTGCTGGTGCAGGAGGGTTTTTATTCCAACCGCAGCGATTTCATTCGCACGGCAATTCGCAACCAGCTTGAAAGCCAAGGTGAGGTTGTCAGTAAAACGCTCGAACGCCACACGATGGAATTGGGGCTGCGGGATTACTCCGTTGCGGATCTCGAAGCGGTGCGAGAAGCCGGTGAGGTTTTGCATATCAAGGTTGTCGGCCTTGCGCGGTTCGCCCCCGAAATTACTGCGGAATTGGCGCTTCAGACCATCGCCTCCATTACCGTGCTGGGTGCATTGCAAGCCGGCACCGATCTTAAAAAGGCACTAGCAGACCGCATCAAGTAG
- a CDS encoding C45 family autoproteolytic acyltransferase/hydolase: MTQLSLTFDAVNEETPGPKWAARWNRSWPAYEAWFIARGGDQGPSRDQCREALKRYMPELVATYDRLVIVAGGSDRAARFLSTWCPPTYLGGCSLAAVASKKDVRLVRNYDLSPQLNEGLLLRTKWSGRTVMGMVEFLWGLSDGINDAGLSIALAYGGRSESGEGFGVTTILRYVLETCGTVDEALVALKRVPSHMAYNLVLADASGRTASVELAPGGGMTQMPIAVATNHQSGKTVAERPAFTRTFQRRAHLEKLRVKPRKLNRQFLKSPLLQDRHAQGFGTLFTAEYNPKKLTLGLTLNGQRWDHGLNDFAEGQRIVDYSQRSVAEDAHSRTEAGPGLVDWSQAALVDWNAVAHDYAAGNGRAISTYFPSGRLNTQKVA; this comes from the coding sequence ATGACACAACTTTCACTCACTTTCGATGCCGTAAACGAAGAAACACCCGGTCCTAAATGGGCGGCGCGATGGAACAGGTCATGGCCCGCCTATGAGGCATGGTTCATTGCGCGCGGCGGGGATCAGGGACCATCGCGGGACCAGTGCAGGGAGGCACTCAAGCGCTACATGCCCGAGCTTGTTGCCACCTATGACAGGTTGGTTATCGTTGCAGGCGGGTCCGACCGCGCAGCACGATTTTTATCGACATGGTGCCCACCTACCTATCTTGGGGGGTGTTCCCTTGCTGCGGTTGCCAGCAAAAAGGACGTTCGTCTGGTGCGCAATTACGATCTATCACCCCAGCTGAACGAGGGGTTGCTGCTGCGGACGAAATGGTCGGGGCGGACCGTTATGGGAATGGTCGAGTTTCTGTGGGGCCTATCCGACGGTATTAACGACGCCGGGTTGAGCATTGCGCTGGCTTACGGTGGCCGGTCCGAGAGCGGGGAGGGCTTTGGCGTAACCACAATCCTGCGCTACGTTCTGGAAACCTGCGGTACCGTTGATGAAGCTCTGGTTGCGTTAAAACGGGTGCCTTCCCACATGGCGTACAATCTGGTTCTTGCGGATGCGTCTGGCCGGACAGCCAGCGTCGAGTTGGCACCGGGTGGTGGGATGACGCAAATGCCAATCGCGGTTGCGACCAATCATCAGAGTGGCAAAACTGTCGCTGAACGCCCCGCGTTCACACGGACATTCCAGCGCCGCGCGCATCTGGAGAAACTGCGTGTAAAACCTCGAAAGCTGAACCGGCAGTTTCTTAAATCCCCGCTGCTCCAAGACAGGCATGCGCAGGGCTTTGGTACGTTATTCACAGCTGAATATAACCCCAAAAAGCTTACTCTGGGCCTAACTTTAAATGGCCAACGCTGGGATCATGGACTCAATGATTTTGCCGAAGGTCAGCGTATTGTGGATTATTCGCAGCGCTCTGTGGCAGAGGACGCCCACAGCAGAACAGAAGCTGGACCTGGTCTGGTAGACTGGTCACAGGCGGCGTTGGTCGACTGGAATGCCGTGGCGCATGATTATGCCGCCGGAAACGGTCGTGCGATCAGCACGTACTTTCCGTCAGGACGCCTGAATACACAAAAAGTAGCCTGA
- a CDS encoding extracellular catalytic domain type 1 short-chain-length polyhydroxyalkanoate depolymerase: protein MKFFDVGALRPATDGARLSAAHDLVQRTLAQHGLAPRSGQPEAPQMHSMPSLDSMIEKLRGLSDLAGASTSQAVSGSDFNRSTFSCAAGSRSYLTYVPASASEGITGLIMMLHGCTQTPEGFAEGTGMNILAEKHRFVVVYPAQSRGDNAQSCWNWFSRGDQRRGRGEPAILAGIAAKVCKEHNVHRDRTFVAGLSAGAAMAVILGETYSDIFAGVGAHSGLPAGAAKDVASAFSAMAGNALDTPVSPRGDNAVPTIVFHGTADATVHPSNGAAIAMRAVNNAGPQSIETTVSGEASGRTFTCTTSSDLQGRTIVEHWTVDGQGHAWSGGNSNASYTDAQGPDASAEMIRFFYNTADKEI from the coding sequence ATGAAATTTTTTGACGTCGGCGCGCTGCGCCCGGCGACCGATGGCGCACGCCTGTCGGCTGCCCACGATCTTGTCCAACGTACACTTGCACAGCATGGCCTTGCGCCCCGATCCGGCCAACCGGAAGCACCGCAGATGCACAGTATGCCATCCCTCGACAGCATGATCGAAAAACTTCGCGGACTATCGGATCTGGCAGGTGCGTCCACGTCCCAAGCTGTCAGCGGGTCGGACTTCAACCGAAGTACGTTCAGTTGTGCCGCAGGAAGCAGATCATACCTGACGTATGTTCCCGCTTCTGCGTCTGAGGGGATCACGGGTCTGATTATGATGCTTCACGGCTGCACGCAGACCCCCGAAGGTTTTGCGGAAGGCACAGGCATGAACATATTGGCGGAAAAGCACCGGTTTGTGGTGGTTTATCCGGCACAATCACGCGGGGATAATGCGCAGTCGTGTTGGAACTGGTTCAGCAGAGGCGACCAGCGGCGCGGTAGGGGCGAGCCTGCAATCCTCGCGGGGATCGCTGCAAAGGTTTGCAAGGAACATAATGTGCATCGCGACAGGACGTTTGTCGCGGGTCTTTCAGCCGGTGCGGCGATGGCAGTTATTCTGGGGGAAACTTACAGCGATATTTTTGCGGGTGTTGGCGCGCACTCAGGCTTGCCTGCAGGGGCCGCGAAAGACGTGGCTTCAGCGTTTTCTGCCATGGCGGGCAACGCCCTCGACACGCCTGTCAGCCCTCGGGGCGACAACGCTGTCCCGACAATCGTGTTTCACGGGACAGCAGATGCGACCGTGCACCCGTCAAACGGTGCGGCAATTGCCATGCGTGCCGTCAACAACGCTGGACCACAGAGCATCGAGACTACTGTAAGCGGTGAAGCATCGGGACGCACGTTTACCTGCACCACTTCCAGCGACCTGCAAGGGCGGACCATTGTCGAGCACTGGACCGTTGATGGACAGGGCCACGCATGGTCAGGCGGAAATTCGAACGCCTCCTACACCGATGCGCAGGGCCCCGATGCCAGCGCTGAAATGATCCGTTTTTTCTATAACACTGCCGATAAGGAAATCTAG
- the gdhA gene encoding NADP-specific glutamate dehydrogenase, producing MSFSLNAKHESLQDYLDHHAPHQPEFHQAVIEVMEDIKPVIDQHAIYKEANVFERLVEPERQITFQIPWQTDKGAIEVNRGYRVQFNGAIGPYKGGLRFHPSVNTSVLKFLGFEQTFKNALTGLPMGGAKGGADFDPRGRSEQEIMRFCAAFMQELYRHIGPHTDVPAGDINVGAREIGYLFGAYRRITNQFQGVLTGKGLTFGGSEMRTEATGYGVIYFLSQMIEQHDDAIDGKSLIISGAGNVATYAAQKALDLGASVISLSDSSGFIHDPEGLTAEKIAWVREHKAKSGGSLEPYAKEFGARWHPGKKPWGLEADVAIPCATQNELLGNDAESLIKNGIKTVVEGANMPCTAEAKKAFKDAGVLFAPGKAANAGGVAVSGLEISQNRQNRPISAEKVDEALHQIMRDIHAACVDEGTRDGKIDYSKGANIAGFRKVADAMVAQGIG from the coding sequence ATGAGCTTCTCTTTGAACGCTAAACACGAAAGTCTGCAAGACTACCTTGATCATCACGCGCCCCACCAGCCCGAATTCCATCAGGCCGTAATTGAGGTCATGGAAGATATCAAACCCGTTATAGATCAACACGCTATCTATAAGGAGGCGAATGTGTTCGAGCGACTGGTAGAGCCGGAACGGCAAATCACATTCCAGATTCCGTGGCAAACCGACAAGGGAGCGATCGAGGTGAACCGCGGGTACCGCGTCCAGTTCAATGGTGCGATTGGCCCCTATAAAGGCGGGCTCCGTTTTCACCCGTCAGTTAACACGTCTGTCCTCAAATTCCTCGGGTTCGAGCAAACATTCAAGAATGCATTGACCGGATTGCCGATGGGCGGCGCCAAGGGTGGCGCTGATTTTGACCCACGCGGACGCTCGGAGCAGGAGATTATGCGATTTTGTGCAGCATTTATGCAAGAGTTGTACCGCCACATCGGGCCGCACACAGACGTACCCGCAGGCGATATCAACGTTGGTGCCCGTGAAATCGGATACCTGTTCGGCGCGTACCGCCGTATCACCAACCAGTTTCAGGGCGTTCTGACCGGCAAAGGTCTGACATTCGGCGGCAGTGAAATGCGAACCGAAGCAACAGGCTACGGCGTAATTTACTTCCTGTCGCAGATGATTGAACAACATGACGATGCTATCGACGGCAAATCTCTCATAATCTCCGGCGCGGGCAACGTGGCAACTTATGCCGCGCAAAAAGCGCTAGATCTTGGAGCGAGCGTGATCAGCCTGTCGGATAGCTCAGGCTTCATCCACGACCCCGAAGGGTTGACTGCGGAAAAAATCGCGTGGGTACGCGAGCACAAAGCCAAATCTGGAGGTTCGCTTGAGCCTTATGCAAAAGAGTTTGGTGCTAGGTGGCACCCGGGGAAGAAACCATGGGGATTGGAGGCAGATGTGGCCATTCCTTGTGCCACACAAAATGAGCTTCTGGGGAATGATGCGGAATCCCTGATTAAAAACGGAATCAAGACAGTGGTCGAAGGTGCCAATATGCCCTGCACAGCAGAGGCAAAGAAAGCATTCAAAGACGCGGGAGTGTTATTTGCCCCCGGTAAGGCCGCCAATGCAGGAGGTGTTGCGGTATCAGGATTGGAGATCAGTCAAAACCGTCAGAACCGGCCCATCAGCGCCGAAAAAGTGGACGAGGCATTGCATCAAATCATGAGAGACATTCACGCCGCGTGCGTCGATGAGGGGACCCGTGACGGGAAGATAGATTACTCCAAAGGCGCCAATATCGCAGGGTTTCGCAAAGTCGCGGACGCAATGGTCGCACAGGGCATAGGATAA
- a CDS encoding MATE family efflux transporter has translation MAEAKKRDLTTGPIWKALTVMSAPMSLGIFSVIAVGLADAYFLGQVSAAALAAVGFIYPVITAITSLSIGLSAGANATLSQSIGAGASEDETQRLGLHAIGLAVGLSVVLGLVIWIAFPAMFAALGASGEVAEEVAAYMPLWSASFPFLVTMMIVNSVFRAHGDGATSAGIMILAAFFGIALNPIFIFGWGPIPEMSTAGAAMSTLIGRVVAVVVALWIAWRRGLLGVCGNPLKGAVASARKILKVGIPASLSNAINPAGMALVTAAVATIGDDAVAGFGAAGRVQSILLVPLMALSSGIGPVVGQNWGAEKYDRARSATKGAFGFCLGYGAVVAVILFLLATPIAALLASGESDQEYAADYLRLVGLSMFGYGMVVVANAAMNARDKAVWSMSLSLGRIFAIYLPGAWIGVMLFGYWGILIAAILGNVLGGVAAAYATSRTGLLVLDRLTVTKEASKLSPSESRSSG, from the coding sequence ATGGCCGAAGCAAAAAAACGCGATTTAACAACCGGACCTATCTGGAAGGCTCTGACTGTGATGTCAGCTCCGATGAGCCTCGGGATTTTTTCGGTAATCGCAGTCGGTCTGGCTGACGCATATTTCTTGGGTCAGGTCAGCGCCGCCGCTTTGGCTGCCGTTGGATTTATTTATCCTGTCATCACTGCAATTACGTCCTTGTCGATCGGGCTGAGTGCCGGTGCAAATGCCACGTTGTCCCAGTCCATCGGAGCAGGAGCAAGCGAAGATGAAACGCAGCGGTTGGGGTTGCATGCAATTGGTCTGGCTGTCGGTTTATCTGTAGTTTTAGGTCTGGTGATCTGGATCGCATTCCCTGCAATGTTCGCTGCTTTGGGGGCATCGGGCGAGGTCGCGGAAGAAGTAGCTGCCTACATGCCGCTCTGGTCCGCCTCGTTTCCATTCCTTGTGACAATGATGATCGTTAATTCCGTGTTCCGCGCTCACGGCGACGGGGCAACCTCGGCAGGGATTATGATCCTTGCCGCGTTCTTTGGGATTGCCCTGAACCCGATATTCATTTTCGGCTGGGGGCCTATTCCTGAGATGTCCACGGCCGGTGCAGCCATGTCGACGCTGATCGGGCGTGTAGTTGCTGTTGTAGTCGCGCTTTGGATCGCGTGGCGTCGGGGTCTGCTGGGGGTGTGTGGCAATCCGCTCAAAGGAGCAGTGGCAAGTGCGCGAAAGATCCTCAAAGTTGGGATACCCGCGTCCCTGTCAAACGCAATCAATCCCGCCGGTATGGCGCTGGTCACAGCAGCGGTTGCCACAATAGGGGATGATGCCGTTGCAGGTTTTGGTGCAGCGGGTCGCGTCCAGTCGATATTGCTCGTCCCGCTTATGGCGCTGTCATCGGGCATTGGTCCGGTCGTTGGACAGAATTGGGGCGCTGAAAAGTATGACCGCGCGCGTTCGGCAACGAAGGGCGCATTCGGTTTTTGTCTTGGATACGGTGCCGTTGTCGCAGTTATTTTGTTTTTGCTCGCGACGCCCATCGCCGCGCTACTTGCATCGGGTGAAAGTGATCAGGAATACGCGGCTGATTATCTGCGGCTCGTCGGACTTTCGATGTTCGGATACGGGATGGTTGTGGTCGCAAATGCGGCTATGAATGCGCGGGATAAGGCCGTCTGGTCAATGTCTCTCAGCCTTGGTCGGATATTTGCGATCTACCTACCGGGCGCATGGATCGGTGTGATGTTATTCGGTTACTGGGGTATTCTGATTGCCGCGATCCTCGGAAACGTTCTGGGGGGAGTTGCGGCGGCGTATGCCACTTCTCGAACGGGGCTTTTAGTGCTTGATCGCCTTACAGTCACAAAAGAAGCGTCAAAACTTAGCCCGTCGGAAAGCCGCTCATCCGGATAG